The nucleotide sequence GAAATATTCGGTTGTacgattggtatttttttctgtggTGCCATCTTtgtggcgatttttttttatttaacgcAGATACGTACAGATCACAATCTGAAATAGCCTATGTGATTCTTTTTTCTGGTGTATCGGTTCACTCGTTCactgctcaatttttcaaattgataaaaacatttttgacttatttttgagcccaaaaaacgATGTTTCTGAGAGAATGGTGTGCTCTGGCGAAAATCTGACgtcggaaatgaattcgccgtcccaaaaatcCTCCATAGGTAGcccaatttttcagtttgatttacgacaaaaagtttttctttttctttttgcccaactaacctaacctaacctaacctaacccctttgaattttttggatttttttgatatccaaaaaaaatcgattaaaatgtcGTTATTGTCgtttttcgactaattcgaggtcgccgaatCCGAATCTGGCATCCATTTGTGTCGCGAGACGCcacttcagtgagaaattgaGATTATTTCGCTGAATACGAGTCCAATCGCACAACGAAtgtcattttcggattcagtcagaaaatgttattgaaaatgcaaaattcgatGGTTTTATTTTCTCTACTTTATTCTTGAActcaaaaaagtgcaatttttgaatgGAAGAAAGCTTCATCGTCAGCATAATTGGACACCGGGAATGAATTCCCCATCCCAAAAAAATCCCCTGGCCGCGGCGTAATTTCGATGAgtcattttttgagtaaaaaagctgcattttgggccaaaaaatgaaatgacccATCAAAATTACGGCGTAATTGTAATCGAGCTGAATTTttggccgggggggggggtgttgggACGGgaaattcatttccggtgtccaATTGCCCCGACAAAGCTtccttctcaaaaatttcacttctttgAGTTCAAGaataaagtagaaaaatttttaaaatcattaaattctGTACTTATTAAATTCTGTacttttaatgacgttttctgacatGTACGGTTTTGGATTGCAAAATGAACGTTCTACTTGGcagagatggaaagctagctAAAAACTAAAAGCTGAGgaagtttgagatttttgaaagctaaaaactGTATCCACAAAACTAAGctttatttattcagctttctttcagcgtttttacaaattcaattggttcagtttctgtttgagttcttttttgattttcacattttacttttctcaagtttcagttcctcgtgttttttatttttttcgttgtggTTGTGAGTTTCCATTTTCTTTACTATtcacttcattaaaaaaaattttgaaaagctgaaagctagacgctgaaagctgaggaagtttgggatttttgaaagctaaaagtttaagctaaaagtttcatctttcagctttctatcCCTGTTACTTGGTCAGTAAACgtgattaaaaatgcaaaatttgagaACTTCTTATGTAtcaataggtactcgtagttcaTTTTGAGTCCATAAAAGGTCAAATTTGTCAGTAGAAGGAAGCGTCGTCGGgacaatctgacaccggaaataaGTTCatcgtcccaaaaaacccccatagaccaattttcaattcgattcgCGACGAAATTttatttgcccaaaaaaatacataaaccAACCGGACCAACCCCTTTgcgcatttttttggattttatttttttgatttccaaaaaaatcgagtaaagggtcgttttcgactaattcaaGGTCGCCAAGTACGAATCTGATGTCCACTTGTGTCGTGGAACCCcgcttcagtgagaaattgaGACTATTTTTCTGAATACGAGGTATTCAGCGAACTTTAATTAGTCAGAAAAGGTCATTGCAAAAATGCAAAGTTTgataactttttgtttttataaaatcaaaatgagaaTGAGtgaatttacataaaattttataaggaACAAACTTGaaggtgataaaattttctattgaagtaatcagctgttttttcatttttgaaataccaataccattaAGTATGAAATTTGTATGTGTCaattaaatttatgaaaattttcacttttcagtgaGTCTGAGTCTGATGTACCTAGTGACGTACatgagtgtttgaaaaaaaaaatcattaggaattctattttatttttcctttgaaattatgagtttttcattttggtagaaCCACCGaacggattttgatgaaatttggtatgacaGTTTGAAATGTGAAACGTGATAGATAAGAATGCATATTATTTGTTGAATTCtgaatttgcagaaaaaaaaatgtttagcccCTTTTTTCAGATTCAGTGATTAAGAAATTGCTTTCCTTCCGCATGGCATGCATAATTCCCCTTTAAAGTTGCCGAATTTGAAGTAAATTGGTCCGACAGAAGATGAAGCTGTAGCCCTGACAAAGGATATCGCATTGCTCATTTTACTAGAATTTTGGCCTAGCATTCAGGACTCCATGCGATTAAAACGAGAAACCAATGGAAACAATACGTAGAGAAGAAAAGTTGTCTAGGCAAAGGCAAAGCTCAGTACCTAGGGCAGTTTGGGGAAACTTGCTCTCTtccagaaaaagaaaaacaataaattttagtttctgtttttttttttttttttttaagtagggAATATTCCcttaaaaaattctttattaATCAAAAAAccgtcaagttgaaaaaaaagggtaaatcAATTAGGTAAcaattatcaattatcatcaTTTCCATCAACTATGCACGCATGGTACTTAGTAGGTAAGTAACTAGTAACTACAAAATACATCACTGGATAAGTTCAcagttctgaaatttcaaattggtttcaaaaaaatacatgataTATAAATTATAATGACTGAGATTGTCTAACTTCAACTTGTTCTTGTCACTTTTATCGAGTTCGAGTAGGTCCCtagtaaaatatttgaaaatcagtGTGAAATTAATAGGTAGCATTTTATTAATCAAGATTTACAAATTCGAAAATCTATGCGAAACACTGAGCTCggtttggaaaataattttcgaatttgtaaattgtaaatcTTGATTGTATTACCCTAATATTGATTAATTAAGTTTTTCTATTAATTTCAcactggttttcaaaaattttcctaggtacctacctactaacgTACTCGATAGAAGTGACAAGAACAAGAACAAGTTGAAGCTTTTCAATCTCATCAGTCATCATTGTGATTTTTACTGAGGGTTACTACagtttttatcgttcaaaagttattcaagctcaaaattgtagaattAATTAGTACTGCagagtaaaaatcaaactttgaattttaaaatcaccaaaaatttccaaagtaaaAAAGTCGAGTAGAATGCAgattatttcaatgttttattaCATTATTACATACTCTTATACTCCTTGGCCTTGCTTGCACCCTCATTactgttttagtttttttttcacaactttgagtCTTTGATCTTTGAACCTGAACTGAATAACtttccaaaattccaacaatCAAAGCTACAGTTCTCACTTTCTCagtaaaaaaaaccaaattgatcaaattaatgagaataaaaatttaaaattctgattaGACTGATTCCAatcagtttgattttttgaaacaccaCGTGTACCtactcactgaaaattttgagcaatcttCATTGTCATTATTGTCATTCAAACTTCCcataaaaaaatccataaacgaaaattttgcgttgaaaaaaaaaatcaaaaatgaaagtcGTAACTAGTCGTAACTCGTAAGTGAACGGCATGAACGAAATGAACGACTGTTCCGCATCCcgcattcaaaaagaaaatcgcAGCTTTGCAGGCAGGGACGAtcgtaaaaaatttgttatgaaattttctctttACAAGTTACAATGGAAATTGAGATTGTCTTTTTTTGTGGAGTTGTAGACTAAACTTGTAATCGTAATCAatgtaatataaaaaataaatataaataaacttgtatatttcaagaagtaaacagtgtaattaaaattcaaaattggtgaaTACGATTACATTTTCTATGATTAAGAGATATTGAACCAGCGACAATGTAAATGTCTTCTCGTAagtgaaacaattttttacacGTATTGTTTTTTAATCACGGATAACAATCATTTTACAGCCGTCGGATTATTCGCACAATTTGCTATGTTTCCTTACGGGAATAAAATCCATGtacttttacctacctattagaaattttcaactcgacaGAAAATATTTACCCTTATGAGCGAAGTCCTTCATTCTATGATTTAAAAACGTATGACATTTCAGCTGTAGAATCGATTCTATTGGTTTATTTATAATTACTGCCAATCACAACCTATACTCTAAACCGAAGCACTACTTAGctgtattgaaattaaattttgtcttgattttttttttacaggtgaATCATCTCCCTTACTCTATCTgtgataaaaatgaagaaatggcACAAACTTTGGATGGTGATGTGCCGATTGAATGTTGTGAAAGTATAGCCGAAGTAAGCgattcgaaaataaaatcagaagTGATCGATCACAGTTATGATGAATTTTCTAGTCAACCCGACGTCGCTGTTCATGTCGAAAATGAATGTAACATCGCGAATTTCGTCGAAGTGGAAAACATCAAGTCCGAGTATTCGGATGATTTCGATATCCAAGAAGTAGAAATTATCGCCGAAGATGTCGACAATTCTGGTTTGTTTTACGCGTATCAGGAGGACATCGAAACTACGAGTAACGAAGACGTTAATATCCCAGTGCACGCCATCAAACAAGAAGAATACAACCACAAATCTTCACCCGAACCAAACACCTGCAACAGACTTGATAATTTTAGTTTAAGTTCCGACCATTCGTACACTTGCCATAAATTCGATATACCCGTCGGTAATGcgagtaaaaataaaaccaaagaCAGCGCCGTTCacttctacgagaaattttgcGGCGATGCGGAAATTTCGGACGTAAATTCGGCCGATTTCAGCTACGGCGACAATATAAAAGAGAATAACTTGGAGGTTTCCGAAATAGTGTACGTCAAGGCGGAAAATGGAGTCGATAATATTCAAGAAATAACGTTGTTAGTCAAACCTGAAAATGACGACAAattattagattttcaaaatacctataaaGTGATTGCAAATGGTGATAATCAAGTAATCGAATCTTCGTTCAAAgatataggtattcaaaaaattgcatcggGTAATGCTGAACAGACCACCGTCTTTcctttaaattataaaatgttcAGTAATATCGAAATCGTATCTGACAACGATAAAACCGCTAATTGTGGTTCGACTCACGAAAGTGAATTTGTCGATTGTGATGTTTCAACTAGTAGATACGTGTCATTGAACACCGGCGATTTATCAGATAGCAGACCTCCGTATTCTTACAGCCAACTGATTGTACAAGCCATAGGGTCTTCAAAGGAGAAACAGCTCACCTTAAATGGAATTTATTCCTATATTACCGATAATTATAAGTTCTACAGGtaatgatttattttaaaacgttgattcattttttgaattccattttttaacgCATTTCTTATTCGTGATTGCAGAGAAACCGACGAAAAAGGATGGAAAAACAGTATCCGACACAACTTATCGTTAAACCCACATTTTTACCACGTTCCACGTTTACCACTTCCTAATGAATTATCTCGTAAAGGCGGATATTGGCGGATTGACCCTCTCTACGAGAATAGATTGGTTCGAGAAGCGttctcaaaaaagaagaaaggtTACGAGAGTAAAAAAGTAGTTAAATACATCGGTGTTAACAAACGGAAAACACTCAAGTTGCCGTCATAGTCTTAGTGTAAATATTTAATTCATTTATTAAGTTCCCAATTGTTGCGATTATGAATAATTCGTTACCACGATCGAGCGATGTAAAAATAAGTCTTGAAGATGTACAATTTCGCTAATTATTTCGTCGAGTCCTACGTTTGAGACTTGAatcctattattttttttcacctacacCTTAGACATTGTTTCTTACATTGCACAACTTGCatattgaatttcaataatGTAAGTGATGATCTCAGTTTCATAAATCGTTGATCttgtaaattttcttcttttttttcgaattacctATATATTATTCATGTTGATATGAGAATTCACACATAAGTATTGTGTTTACTTTAATATATATGTTTAAATTGATCTATAACTCATCATTTAAATTTGTTGTTCGAtgaaaacacaaattttaaaCATCTTCTCTTTTGATGATTTAGAAACGAGCTCGTTGAGTTACCTCATTCTATTTTTCTAACgactaacaatttttttggtacctattaaacacaacttctgaaaattttacatg is from Planococcus citri chromosome 1, ihPlaCitr1.1, whole genome shotgun sequence and encodes:
- the LOC135832685 gene encoding uncharacterized protein LOC135832685, which codes for MAQTLDGDVPIECCESIAEVSDSKIKSEVIDHSYDEFSSQPDVAVHVENECNIANFVEVENIKSEYSDDFDIQEVEIIAEDVDNSGLFYAYQEDIETTSNEDVNIPVHAIKQEEYNHKSSPEPNTCNRLDNFSLSSDHSYTCHKFDIPVGNASKNKTKDSAVHFYEKFCGDAEISDVNSADFSYGDNIKENNLEVSEIVYVKAENGVDNIQEITLLVKPENDDKLLDFQNTYKVIANGDNQVIESSFKDIGIQKIASGNAEQTTVFPLNYKMFSNIEIVSDNDKTANCGSTHESEFVDCDVSTSRYVSLNTGDLSDSRPPYSYSQLIVQAIGSSKEKQLTLNGIYSYITDNYKFYRETDEKGWKNSIRHNLSLNPHFYHVPRLPLPNELSRKGGYWRIDPLYENRLVREAFSKKKKGYESKKVVKYIGVNKRKTLKLPS